One Ctenopharyngodon idella isolate HZGC_01 chromosome 3, HZGC01, whole genome shotgun sequence genomic window, ccccataccatcagagatgcaggcttctgaactgagcgctgataacaacttgggttgtccttgtcctctttagtccggatgacatggtgtcccagttttccgaaaagaacttcaaattttgattcgtctgaccacagaacagttttccactttgccacagtccattttaaatgagccttggcccagagaaaatgcctgcgcttctggatcatgtttagatatggcttcttttttgacctatagagttttagccggcaacggcgaatggtacagtggattgtgttcaccaacaatgttttctggaagtattcctgagcccatgttgtgatttccattacagtagcattcctgtatgtgatgcagtgccgtctaagggcccgaagatcacgggcatccagtatggttttccggccttgacccttacgcacagagattgttccagattctctgaatctttggatgatattatgcactgtagatgatgataacttcaaactctttgcaatttttctctgagaaactcctttctgatattgctccactatttttcgctgcagcattgggggaattggtgatcctctgcccatcttgacttctgagagacactgccactctgagaggctctttttatacccaatcatgttgccaattgacctaataagttgcaaattggtcctccagctgttccttatatgtacatttaacttttccggcctcttattgctacctgtcccaacttttttggaatttgtagctctcatgaaatccaaaatgagacaatatttggcatgacatttcaaaatgcctcactttcaacatttgatatgttatctatattctattgtgaataaaatataagtttatgagatttgtaaattattgcatttcttttttattcacaatttgtacagtgtcccaacttttttggaatcgggtttgtactcCTTTAAAAGAAGTAGCCCAACCAAAAACATCACCTGAGTTTCCATCAAGTTTGCTTCCTGTGGAAAGCAGCTGTATGGTGTGTGATGGAAATACACCACTTGAAACACCGGTATTAACAACAAGAAATGCCAAAATTGTTACCATGACTGGTGTAATTAATGGTAATTTTACATAAACtagaatataattattttagaattacagacatgtttttgctgtctTAACGAATACAGCTGTTCTTCAATATTTCCCTTTGTAGCAGTTTCAACTCTAAGATGCCCAGGTTGCCATATGATCTACAGATACAAAGAATGGCATGATGGACTTCACAATTTTAACGACTACATTCTTCTGAGTCTTGAGCTTTGTCTTCATCTTAGACACAGTTTACAGGTTTGTTAAATGacacattcaaaaatgaaaatggtttCAGTAAGCCAAAAACTCAAACACCCCACCATTCCACTTTATCTGTTCCAGAGTCACGTTTCTGTCTCCAGGGTCATTGATACTTTGGAGAGCCTTCAGGTAGTGAAATACCCAAATCGAGACACTGTACTCCATGCTTACTGTCATTTTGAGGCCTTAGCAGACCTTGATTATACATACTCTTGTGTAAACTGTGGTTACCACCCCCCTGTGGTAATCATGGATTTGCATAAGAAAGGTGTTTTCCGCATGGCAGGTAagagttaatgtttatttttaaaaatctgtataAAGGCAATTCAGATAATTGTTTTTAAACACGTCTAACATACACTTTctctatgtatttttttattattgttttaaagcacAATGCATTTTTATGGTTCAGTAAatacagtgtgtttttgtaatAAGCACTCTTTTATTTTGAGTGTTTTGATTGTGTCAGTTAATCTATCAGTTATCAGCAGTCACTGTCCAACTTGGTTATCAGTATTGGTAAAATTCAATATCAGTCATCCTCTagttaataacacatttttgtgCTGTGACAAACTCAGAACATGTATTTAGTATTGATTTACACAaactttaatttacatttttaaaaccaaATGGGAGTTTCTAATAAAGTTTCAATATAGTTAGTGACCTCAAAGAACCACCATCAGAGTTCAAAGGGGAAGTAAACATTGAGGAATTCTGGCAATCAGTGGATCTGGAGATGGTTGCACGTGGCTTTGTTTCCAGTAAGTAATTGTATTTAGGTACataaagtccctttaagaccagtcatttcactcagtggccatctttgaaatgcatTCCGGGCATGCAATTACATCCCCTGTCTCTTTAAAAGGGAAGCATCAAATTCTCTAAAACTGTTCGCAAGCTTacaattaaattttatattttaaatcatcAGTGAAACCTGAAAACAACTGTCTGAAATATTGTTTCTTTTGCTgaaataacataattttttttttttagtgtgcaTACCCAATCTTAAGTGGACATCTCAGAAGACTGTTTCTATAGCTACCGTGACTTTGCTGAttagcgattggctcttttatttcaAAGACGTTCCTTTAATAGAGCTGCCATATTAAGCATTGCATTTTTCCCTATTCAAGACTAGATGAGTGACATGTCTTGGGTATTCTATATGGTTTATCTGATATCGACATGAtcaaattcattttatatttgtaaaagttTTCCCCTCCCCCCTCAGGCCGAACAAACAATCCATTTGTTGTGGAGCTAAGTTATGAAAAGTGGGCTCCATGGATTGGACAAAAAACAAGGATGGGTAACACAGTACTCAATACAGAGTATGAGAAGGTTTTCTCTCCAAAAGTTACATCACCCGAAGCTCAGGTTCTCAGTGTGTCTGAGGATCATCTTGTAGACGAGCTGATGAAACAGAAGGTTAAAACCTTGAActgtttaattttacatttacattacatttacatttattcgtttggcagatgcttttatccaaagcgacttacaagtgaggaatacaacaagcgagtcATCACGAagaggcaaatagacacaagaagtgctcaCTATACAAGTTTCAGACATTGCTCAGAGTATAATATGCTACAATAGAGAGGGATTAAAGGAAATGAAAGGAtaggtttttttaaaaaaaaaaaaaaaatgaggttAAGTGCTCACAAAAGAGATGAGTGTTCAGCTGTTTAATTATTTCCATTTAAGCCATTATGATTAATTTGATCATGAACCATTTACATAATAGGTTGGTGTTGTCAGAAAGTTGTGCAAGGCCTGTAATGTGGACTCCAAGGGATCTCGCATGGACCTGATATTAAGATTAAGAGCAGAGATGCAAAACTGgcattcatacaacaaaattttCCAGAAGATCTGGGGGGCATCAGGTGAGAGACTGGTTTGAtatgttaaaaatgattttcacTTGTTCCCTTcatttttattgtctttttcaGGTGGGTGGTCTGTTGTCCTGTGTCCACATGGTGTGTTCTACAGTTTGAAGTTAAATTTGAGGGCAGATAGTCCAAGGAATTTTATGGACTTGCTTTTGTCATGGCAACACTTGCCCAATGTCACAATATATGACTTTGTTCGAGGCTTGGCAACACATGCCAATTTCCGTGTACCTTCATCTCTTCTGTTTCAACCGTACGAAGGAAGACTGGCAGACTCAACACCCGAGAATATCAACAAAGCAAGGAAAGCTTAAAGTATCTCTTCCTTGGTTGATCGAGAAGACTGATACTCTGAACTCAGAGGGCCATCCAATCACGGGATCATCGGAACACTATGTTTTGTATGACAAATTACACGAATCCAACACAAAAGACCCAAAGGATGTTCTCAGAAAAATCAGTCTGGTGCCAGAACTACAGGGTTGGCTGAACAAAATGCTGACTGAATGCAATAGGATCAATCTTTTGTCGTacacaagattaaaaaaaagaaagaaaacattgtccatttctttttttcatggaatgcttttctatatattttctatattattttattttattttttacaatgctaagtataatcatttacaaaactcAACAACCACCAACtgctgttgattttttttttttttttttttttttccttctggtGCATTTGAAAGTATATTAACATTGAATATTAACATTGAATGTGACAGTAGCAGTAGCAATGTGACTGACTTGTTAAGCTATGATTTAATTCATTATAAAGTTAATTTTGACatctttaaaggtgattttctcaatattttgattgtttttgcaccctcagattccagatttcgAGTTATgtataaattttaatttctttctatctatctatctgaatctATCTAGAGCAgcaatatatataaactttttttctatGTTTTAAAAGTTTCTTATACTCATGAAtgctatatttatttgatcaaaaaaaaaattctaaaaattgtgaaatattactgaaatttaaaatcagttttctattttaatactttataCTAAACCTTTGAAGTGTAGttgaatccttttatttttttgttgaaaaattaatatttgtattcagGGTATGTGCTCATttgttaaaatgtgtaaagacatttttctagacgtttttttaagaatttaatattgaataaattttgttcttttttatttttcacagaaTCTTTAGAATAAAATTATAACAGGCAATAAAAAGAACTAAgttgtttccaacattgatgattaatcagcatattagaatgatttctggcagatcatgtgacactgaacactggagTATGAAATTTAAGCTTTGCATgacaaataaatacttttttttttttttttttaaatatgttacaaTACAAAACTTATTttgaattgcaataatatttcacaatagggcctactatattttttgcatctgtacttttcatcaaataaattcaaCCTTGATAAGCATAAAAATTAAagtcaaataaatgaaaatcttactgatcacAAACTTTTGCGcggtagtgtgtatatatatatatatatatatatatatatatatatatatatatatatatatatatatatatatacacatacacactacCGCATGCGCGGCTGAGTGCATCTTGTCTTAGTGCGCATGCGCGGCTGAGAGTACCTCTTGTCTGCAGCCAGACCCTATTGCATTCAGTCAGCGTAGAGTCTTCTGAGGTGAACGGTTCATTGTGTTTCACATATTTACTCAACCATCAAACACACTTTATGCAGTTTAAGCAACACACATGCTTTACGTGCTCGTTTCTTTATTGTTTTCATCGGTCACAGCGCAACTTGTGCGTCTTTTCTGGCGTTTTCcttttgaaataaacatttagtgTAGTAGCAGCGAGCATGTGAGGAAAATATGTTGAATTCATTCAGACCTGAGTATTATTGTTTCGATGTTTGGGGGGAGAACTGTTAATGTAAATCAAAACG contains:
- the LOC127507859 gene encoding HMG domain-containing protein 3-like, whose amino-acid sequence is MVCDGNTPLETPVLTTRNAKIVTMTGVINAVSTLRCPGCHMIYRYKEWHDGLHNFNDYILLSLELCLHLRHSLQSHVSVSRVIDTLESLQVVKYPNRDTVLHAYCHFEALADLDYTYSCVNCGYHPPVVIMDLHKKGVFRMAVSDLKEPPSEFKGEVNIEEFWQSVDLEMVARGFVSSK